Proteins encoded together in one Vallitalea longa window:
- a CDS encoding RrF2 family transcriptional regulator — protein sequence MKLSTRGRYGLRAMVDLVINSKENNISLKSISKRQGISVNYLEQIISILKKAGYVKSARGAKGGYSLAKSPKDISVGDVLRALEGNLNPVDCALVNEGKQCDEADFCITKVVWKKISDSINDVVNNMSLQDLVDGHDDCEK from the coding sequence ATGAAGCTATCAACTAGAGGGCGATATGGCTTAAGAGCCATGGTAGATTTAGTTATCAATAGTAAAGAAAATAATATATCATTAAAGAGTATATCCAAACGGCAAGGCATTTCTGTGAACTACCTTGAACAAATTATTTCTATACTGAAAAAGGCAGGTTACGTAAAAAGTGCAAGAGGTGCAAAAGGTGGATATTCACTTGCCAAATCACCAAAAGATATTTCTGTAGGTGATGTACTTAGAGCATTGGAAGGAAATCTTAATCCTGTAGACTGTGCTTTAGTTAATGAAGGAAAACAATGTGATGAAGCTGATTTCTGCATTACAAAAGTTGTTTGGAAAAAAATAAGTGATAGTATTAATGATGTTGTTAATAATATGTCGCTGCAAGATTTGGTAGATGGTCATGACGACTGTGAGAAATAA
- the nifS gene encoding cysteine desulfurase NifS, whose translation MEKRVYFDNAATTPTHPQVVEAMLPYFTQSFGNPSSIYEVGQINKRAIDNARQQVADLINAKPEELFFTSGATEADNWAVKGIAESYKNKGNHIITSNIEHHAILHTCEYLEKNGFEVTYLPVDENGLIKIDDLKDAIKDTTILITIMFANNEIGTIQPIKEIGKVAKEKGIIFHTDAVQAVGQVPIDVEDMNIDMLSLTGHKFNGPKGTGALYVRKGIKLKAFIHGGAQERRRRGGTENVPCIVGLGKAAELAKVNLKVKISKLIKLRDKLIKGIKEEIPYCRLNGDAVKRLPNNVNFSFEFIEGESLLIMLDMKGISASSGSACTSGSLDPSHVLLGIGLPHEIAHGSLRLTLGNDNTEEDVDYLLEVLPDIVKRLRDMSPLYEDFIKNK comes from the coding sequence ATGGAAAAAAGAGTTTATTTTGATAATGCAGCAACAACTCCAACCCATCCACAGGTAGTTGAAGCAATGTTGCCATATTTTACACAAAGTTTTGGAAATCCTTCTAGTATATACGAAGTAGGACAAATAAATAAAAGAGCCATAGATAATGCACGACAACAGGTTGCTGATCTAATTAATGCTAAGCCAGAAGAATTATTTTTTACTAGTGGTGCTACAGAAGCCGATAACTGGGCTGTAAAAGGTATAGCAGAGAGCTATAAAAATAAAGGAAATCATATTATTACTTCTAACATAGAACATCATGCTATATTACACACATGTGAATATCTAGAAAAAAATGGATTTGAAGTTACTTATTTACCTGTTGATGAAAATGGATTAATTAAAATTGATGACCTAAAAGATGCAATAAAAGATACAACTATTTTAATTACAATCATGTTCGCCAATAATGAAATCGGAACCATTCAACCGATTAAAGAAATTGGTAAGGTAGCTAAAGAAAAAGGTATCATTTTTCATACAGATGCAGTTCAAGCAGTTGGACAGGTTCCTATTGATGTGGAAGATATGAATATAGATATGCTATCATTGACAGGACATAAATTTAACGGACCTAAAGGTACAGGTGCTTTATACGTAAGAAAAGGTATTAAATTAAAAGCTTTCATTCATGGTGGAGCTCAAGAAAGAAGACGCCGTGGAGGAACAGAAAATGTACCTTGTATAGTTGGTTTGGGTAAAGCGGCAGAATTGGCTAAGGTTAATTTAAAAGTTAAAATCAGTAAATTAATTAAGTTAAGAGATAAATTAATAAAAGGTATTAAAGAAGAAATACCTTATTGTAGATTGAATGGAGATGCAGTCAAGAGATTACCTAACAATGTAAACTTCAGTTTTGAATTTATTGAAGGTGAGTCATTACTAATTATGTTAGATATGAAGGGTATAAGTGCATCTAGCGGTTCGGCATGTACATCAGGTTCACTAGATCCGTCACATGTATTATTAGGTATAGGACTTCCTCATGAAATAGCACACGGTTCATTAAGGTTAACTTTAGGAAATGACAATACTGAAGAAGATGTGGATTATCTATTAGAAGTTTTACCGGATATCGTAAAAAGGTTAAGAGATATGTCTCCATTATATGAAGACTTCATTAAAAATAAATAA
- the nifU gene encoding Fe-S cluster assembly scaffold protein NifU — protein MYTKKVMDHFVNPRNMGVLENADGVGTVGNAKCGDIMRIYLKVEDEVIKDVAFKTFGCGAAVATSSIATELVKGKTIKEALKITNDAVVEALDGLPKAKIHCSLLAEEAVHAALWDYSKKHNIKIEGLKEPKADIHDEDIENMEEA, from the coding sequence ATGTATACTAAAAAAGTTATGGACCATTTTGTAAATCCTAGGAATATGGGTGTATTGGAAAACGCAGATGGTGTTGGTACAGTGGGAAATGCAAAATGTGGAGATATTATGCGTATATATCTAAAGGTAGAAGATGAAGTTATTAAAGATGTAGCTTTTAAAACATTTGGATGTGGTGCTGCTGTAGCAACTAGTAGTATTGCGACTGAATTAGTTAAGGGAAAAACTATAAAAGAAGCACTCAAGATTACTAATGATGCAGTTGTAGAAGCACTTGATGGACTTCCAAAAGCGAAAATACACTGTTCATTATTAGCTGAAGAAGCTGTACATGCTGCTTTATGGGACTATTCAAAAAAACATAATATCAAAATTGAAGGGCTAAAAGAACCAAAAGCGGATATTCATGATGAAGACATCGAAAACATGGAAGAAGCATAG
- the mnmA gene encoding tRNA 2-thiouridine(34) synthase MnmA yields the protein MDREKVVVGMSGGVDSSVAAYLLKEQGYDVIGVTMQIWQDEEIDVQEENAGCCGLSAVDDARRVAEALDIPYYVMNFKGEFRDNVIDYFVEEYQKGNTPNPCIACNRYVKWESMLKRSLAIGAKYIATGHYARVIKLPNGRYTLKKAVGIRKDQTYALYNLTQYQLEHTLMPVGDYSKEEVRKIAEKINVRIANKPDSQEICFVPDNDYASFIEEYTNKKIEEGNFVDTNGKVLGKHKGIINYTVGQRKGLGLSLGKPAFVVEIRPDTNEVVIGDNSDVFDDTLYADNLNFTAIEKLENKMQLEAKIRYSHKPATCTIEMVDENMLKCVFEEPQRAITPGQAVVFYDGDMLIGGGNIIRK from the coding sequence ATGGACAGAGAAAAAGTAGTAGTTGGTATGTCAGGTGGAGTTGATAGTTCAGTTGCAGCTTATCTACTAAAAGAACAAGGCTATGATGTTATTGGAGTAACAATGCAGATATGGCAAGATGAAGAGATAGATGTTCAAGAAGAAAATGCAGGTTGTTGTGGACTTAGTGCGGTAGATGATGCGCGTCGTGTTGCAGAAGCTCTTGATATCCCCTATTATGTTATGAATTTCAAGGGAGAATTTAGAGATAATGTTATAGATTATTTTGTTGAAGAATATCAAAAAGGTAATACACCTAATCCTTGCATAGCATGTAATAGATATGTTAAGTGGGAATCAATGCTAAAAAGAAGTCTTGCTATAGGAGCAAAATATATTGCTACAGGACATTATGCTAGGGTGATTAAATTACCTAATGGAAGATATACATTGAAAAAAGCAGTAGGTATAAGAAAAGATCAAACTTATGCATTATATAATTTGACACAATATCAATTAGAGCATACTTTAATGCCGGTTGGTGACTATTCTAAGGAAGAAGTTAGGAAAATCGCTGAAAAGATAAATGTTAGGATTGCCAATAAACCTGATAGTCAAGAAATTTGTTTTGTACCTGATAACGATTATGCCTCTTTTATAGAAGAATACACTAATAAAAAAATAGAAGAAGGCAATTTTGTTGATACCAATGGAAAAGTGTTAGGCAAACATAAAGGAATCATCAATTATACTGTAGGACAAAGGAAAGGCCTTGGATTATCTTTAGGTAAACCAGCTTTTGTTGTTGAGATTAGACCAGATACTAATGAGGTAGTTATCGGTGACAATAGCGATGTGTTTGACGATACCTTATATGCTGATAATCTTAATTTTACGGCAATAGAGAAATTAGAAAACAAGATGCAGTTAGAAGCAAAGATACGTTATAGCCATAAACCTGCTACTTGTACAATAGAAATGGTTGACGAAAACATGTTAAAATGTGTTTTTGAAGAACCTCAGAGAGCAATAACACCAGGTCAAGCTGTGGTATTTTATGATGGAGACATGCTTATTGGTGGAGGAAATATAATAAGAAAATAA
- a CDS encoding patatin-like phospholipase family protein yields MTNNLDTVKILSIDGGGVRGLIPCIFLDHLRKELDSFGNKTPFYNLFDVISGTSTGSLISLMLIKPPKDYTDYERLDLLMNLYESGTKEIFPEAKIEICQTIKHLFRPKYTGKPLKKLLRQNFRNLTLRDSLCNLIIPTYDMISMRPYLFKQRIDIKDYYDNFLLKDVGLSSSAAPTYLPPANIRSLTGGQHYCFVDGGIFCNNPSLCAYTYAKKLYPNAKQFIIVSLGTGEYVRTYECKKVKKWGIYGWMNPLNGIPLLTAYMDSQMESDNYIINSMDDVKEYRFEISLNGMSSELDDSSDRNIDFLKGKAAELILSNSKKIKQLTKLLNI; encoded by the coding sequence ATGACTAATAATTTAGATACCGTTAAAATTCTATCTATCGATGGCGGAGGTGTTCGTGGTCTGATACCCTGTATTTTCCTTGATCATCTCAGAAAAGAACTTGATAGTTTTGGAAACAAAACTCCATTTTATAATTTATTTGATGTTATATCAGGTACATCTACCGGTTCATTGATATCATTAATGTTAATAAAGCCTCCAAAAGATTACACTGATTATGAAAGACTGGATTTATTAATGAATCTATATGAAAGTGGAACTAAAGAAATATTTCCAGAAGCTAAAATAGAAATATGTCAGACTATAAAACATTTATTTAGACCTAAATATACTGGTAAACCATTAAAAAAATTATTAAGACAAAACTTCAGGAATCTTACTCTAAGAGATTCTCTCTGCAACCTGATAATACCTACATATGACATGATTTCAATGAGACCCTACCTATTCAAACAACGGATAGATATCAAAGATTACTATGATAATTTTTTGTTAAAAGATGTTGGTCTATCGTCTTCAGCTGCACCAACATATCTACCACCAGCTAACATAAGATCCCTTACTGGAGGACAGCACTATTGCTTTGTTGACGGAGGTATATTCTGTAATAACCCCTCCTTATGTGCTTATACATATGCCAAAAAACTATATCCTAATGCAAAACAATTTATTATAGTTTCACTTGGTACTGGAGAATATGTTAGAACATACGAGTGTAAGAAAGTCAAAAAATGGGGAATATACGGATGGATGAATCCATTAAATGGTATACCTCTACTTACTGCATACATGGATTCTCAAATGGAAAGTGATAATTATATTATAAATAGCATGGACGATGTTAAAGAATACAGATTCGAAATATCTTTAAATGGTATGTCTTCTGAATTAGATGATTCATCTGATAGGAATATAGATTTTCTTAAGGGAAAAGCAGCTGAACTCATTCTATCAAACAGCAAAAAAATCAAACAGCTTACGAAATTGCTGAACATATGA
- a CDS encoding histidinol-phosphatase HisJ family protein, which translates to MFKISYYDFHTHTSFSGDCKYTMETMIQQAIKHKFVKLCFTDHYDYDYPSTPELAFDIDLPNYHKSFLQLKAKYKNQIKLLFGIEVGLQPHIYDITKQTIDSYPFDFVIASTHVVDRLDPYFGSYYENKTKKEAYSRYLEDIYHNVTHYDDYNVYGHLDYIIRYGHYDDKKLYYHDHKEVIDKILSRIIETGHGIELNTSGYRKNFNEPHPNIDIIKRYRQLGGEIITIGSDAHYPEHLAYNFDIAYEVLHDCGFKYFTVFEKRKPDYIKIPI; encoded by the coding sequence GTGTTTAAAATAAGCTACTATGATTTTCATACACACACATCTTTTTCAGGAGACTGTAAATATACTATGGAAACAATGATACAACAAGCAATTAAACACAAATTCGTAAAACTATGCTTCACTGACCATTATGATTATGATTATCCAAGTACACCTGAACTTGCATTTGATATCGACTTACCAAATTACCATAAATCGTTTTTACAACTTAAAGCTAAATATAAAAATCAAATAAAACTATTATTTGGTATTGAAGTAGGTCTCCAGCCCCATATATATGACATCACCAAACAAACTATCGATAGTTATCCATTTGATTTTGTTATCGCTTCAACTCATGTTGTAGATAGGCTTGACCCTTATTTCGGCTCGTATTATGAAAACAAAACCAAAAAAGAAGCTTATAGCAGATACTTGGAAGACATTTATCATAACGTAACTCATTACGATGATTATAATGTTTATGGCCATCTTGATTATATAATACGTTATGGTCATTATGATGATAAAAAACTATACTACCATGACCATAAAGAAGTCATCGATAAAATATTATCGAGAATCATTGAAACAGGTCACGGAATTGAACTTAATACTTCCGGCTATAGAAAAAATTTCAATGAACCTCATCCGAATATTGATATCATAAAAAGGTATCGACAGTTAGGCGGAGAAATAATTACTATTGGTTCAGATGCTCATTATCCTGAACACCTTGCCTATAATTTTGATATAGCCTATGAAGTACTACATGATTGTGGTTTCAAATATTTTACTGTATTTGAAAAAAGGAAACCAGACTATATTAAAATACCCATTTAA
- a CDS encoding Na/Pi cotransporter family protein — protein sequence MNGQTKEYIFIFFAFIGGFGMFLYGMHIMAEGLQKSAGNKMKSLLGALTNNRFLAVAVGALVTAIIQSSSACTVMIVGFVNAGLFNLSQAVGVIMGANIGTTITSWIVSSQEWLEFLKPSQFAPLAIGIGALFLFFAKSQRKKQIGEIIIGFGLLFIGLDYMKNAIEPFKDAQAFKDAFRLFGRNPVLGILTGAVVTAIIQSSSASVGILQAVAKVGFVPWSAGVYIILGQNIGTCVTAMLSSIGANKTAKRAAYIHLLFNVIGTVIFAILCVIYFKFINSNFGNNVAIDMLGISIFHTVFNISNTLILFPFANKLVALSNRIVKGSDDEVTGEEQVALRHLDDRILETPSFAVENAMKEVINMGNIAVENAKLATSAILEKDANKIGRVFEVEKNINNMEKLITEYLIKISNSVINESQNEIVTNLFHTVNDIERVGDHAENIAELAKYFIDNDLTFSESANKELVDLSNRALETIVLAIKARENDDVDLVRKVEQNEDMVDELEDELREKHIRRLAQNICDSTTGVVFLDLISNYERISDHALNIAYYVRDELL from the coding sequence ATGAATGGGCAAACAAAGGAATACATATTTATTTTTTTTGCATTTATCGGTGGCTTTGGAATGTTCCTATATGGTATGCACATTATGGCAGAAGGACTTCAAAAATCTGCTGGTAATAAAATGAAAAGTCTTCTTGGTGCATTAACCAATAATAGATTTTTAGCAGTTGCAGTAGGTGCTCTTGTAACAGCGATAATTCAAAGTAGTTCAGCTTGTACTGTAATGATTGTTGGTTTCGTTAATGCAGGTTTGTTCAATTTATCCCAGGCTGTAGGAGTCATAATGGGAGCAAACATTGGTACAACCATCACTTCATGGATTGTGTCAAGTCAAGAATGGTTAGAATTCTTGAAACCATCTCAATTTGCACCGCTAGCTATTGGTATTGGTGCTCTATTTCTATTTTTTGCAAAAAGTCAACGTAAAAAACAAATTGGTGAAATAATTATTGGCTTCGGTCTTTTATTTATTGGTCTTGATTACATGAAAAATGCAATAGAACCTTTTAAAGATGCCCAAGCATTCAAAGATGCATTTAGATTATTCGGTAGAAATCCAGTTCTAGGAATTCTTACAGGTGCAGTCGTAACAGCAATAATTCAAAGTAGTTCAGCTTCAGTTGGTATTTTGCAAGCAGTAGCAAAGGTTGGATTTGTTCCGTGGAGTGCAGGAGTATATATTATACTTGGACAAAACATAGGTACTTGCGTAACAGCTATGCTTTCAAGTATAGGAGCTAATAAAACTGCTAAGAGAGCAGCATATATCCATTTGTTATTTAATGTTATAGGTACGGTGATATTTGCTATACTTTGTGTAATTTATTTCAAATTCATTAATTCTAATTTTGGAAATAATGTAGCAATTGATATGTTGGGTATAAGTATTTTCCATACAGTTTTCAATATCAGTAATACTTTAATCTTATTCCCATTTGCCAATAAACTTGTAGCGCTATCCAATAGAATCGTTAAGGGTAGTGATGATGAGGTTACAGGTGAAGAACAAGTTGCCCTTAGACATTTAGATGATAGAATCCTAGAAACTCCTAGTTTCGCAGTAGAAAATGCAATGAAAGAAGTAATTAATATGGGAAATATTGCAGTAGAAAATGCAAAACTGGCAACTAGTGCAATATTAGAAAAAGATGCCAACAAAATTGGTAGAGTCTTCGAAGTAGAGAAAAACATTAATAATATGGAGAAGCTTATAACGGAGTATCTGATAAAAATAAGCAATTCTGTTATTAATGAAAGTCAGAATGAAATCGTAACCAATCTATTTCACACGGTCAACGATATAGAACGTGTAGGAGACCATGCGGAAAATATTGCTGAACTGGCTAAATACTTTATCGATAATGACCTTACATTCTCTGAGAGTGCCAATAAAGAATTGGTTGACCTATCAAATAGAGCCCTTGAAACTATAGTCCTAGCTATAAAAGCAAGGGAGAACGATGATGTTGATCTGGTAAGGAAAGTGGAGCAGAATGAAGATATGGTAGATGAGTTGGAAGATGAGTTAAGAGAAAAACATATAAGAAGATTAGCTCAAAACATATGTGATTCAACGACAGGAGTGGTTTTCCTTGACTTGATAAGTAATTATGAGAGAATATCAGACCATGCACTTAATATTGCATATTATGTAAGGGATGAATTATTATAG
- a CDS encoding sugar-binding transcriptional regulator, which produces MEKTLLTLKKIIPKEIEILQRRYEILKGIHIYQPIGRRSLSQKLSISEKIIRNETEYLKSQGFILVSGVGMSTTDYGDTTLDDLKNIMHHVKGLNHLERKVKELLQCEEVVVVPGNSSEFEEIKENIGKAASDILLKHVRDDIIIALTGGSTVYNVVKSLNKTNASYKDVLVVPARGSLRNNVEYQANTIVSKLAKKLNADYELLNIPDNLSKKALDSVRKEPEIQETISNILQANIILFGIGNAYEMARRRNLSETVIDFLHRREAVAEALGYYFNKNGEIVYTSRSIGIKLEHMNKTPYPIAVAGGAKKAEAIIAVKNIIKNGSLIIDEFAANRIIEIMKKIK; this is translated from the coding sequence ATGGAAAAGACCTTATTAACACTTAAGAAAATTATTCCAAAAGAAATCGAAATACTACAACGAAGATATGAGATATTAAAGGGAATACATATTTATCAACCAATAGGAAGAAGAAGTCTATCCCAAAAATTATCTATATCAGAAAAAATTATTAGGAATGAAACTGAATATTTGAAATCTCAAGGATTCATACTAGTATCAGGTGTGGGAATGAGTACTACTGATTATGGAGATACTACTCTTGATGATTTGAAAAATATTATGCATCATGTAAAAGGACTTAATCATTTGGAGAGAAAAGTTAAAGAACTTTTACAATGTGAAGAAGTTGTTGTTGTACCTGGTAATTCATCTGAATTCGAAGAGATAAAAGAAAATATTGGGAAAGCTGCTTCGGATATTTTATTAAAGCATGTAAGAGATGATATTATTATAGCACTTACCGGTGGAAGTACAGTTTATAATGTTGTCAAATCATTAAATAAAACCAATGCATCCTATAAGGACGTACTAGTTGTTCCAGCTAGAGGCAGTTTAAGGAATAATGTTGAATATCAGGCTAATACAATTGTATCCAAGCTTGCAAAAAAACTAAATGCTGATTATGAACTTCTTAATATACCAGACAACCTAAGTAAAAAAGCACTTGATAGCGTAAGGAAAGAACCTGAGATTCAAGAGACTATATCCAATATATTACAAGCTAATATAATTCTATTCGGTATTGGTAATGCTTATGAAATGGCTAGACGAAGAAATCTATCAGAAACGGTAATTGATTTTCTTCATAGAAGAGAGGCTGTTGCAGAAGCTCTTGGTTATTATTTTAACAAAAATGGTGAAATTGTGTATACATCAAGGTCGATTGGTATAAAATTAGAACATATGAATAAAACTCCTTATCCAATAGCTGTAGCAGGAGGAGCTAAAAAAGCAGAAGCTATAATAGCTGTAAAAAATATAATAAAAAATGGTTCACTTATTATTGATGAATTCGCAGCTAATAGAATAATTGAGATTATGAAAAAAATTAAATGA
- the gap gene encoding type I glyceraldehyde-3-phosphate dehydrogenase — translation MAKIAINGFGRIGRNAFKIAMEQGVDIVAINDLTDANTLAHLLKYDSCFGRFEGTVEVGDGVLVVNGKQIKVLAERNPADLPWKELGVDIVIESTGLFRQKEKAQLHIDAGAKKVIISAPGKGTKSIVMGVNEEEYNPAEDNIIDNASCTTNCLAPFAKVLNDTFGIKRGIMTTVHSYTNDQRILDLPHSDLRRARAAAESIIPTTTGAAEAVAKVIPSLKGKLTGMAMRVPTPTVSVVDLTVELGKEVTVEELNGALKAAAEGSKVLGYSDEPLVSIDYRKDSRSSIVDGLATLVMEGSLVKVVSWYDNEWGYSNRIVDLAKYVAERL, via the coding sequence ATGGCAAAGATTGCAATTAATGGTTTTGGACGTATCGGTCGTAACGCATTTAAGATAGCTATGGAACAAGGAGTAGACATCGTAGCTATTAATGATTTAACTGATGCTAATACATTAGCTCACTTATTAAAATATGATTCATGTTTTGGTAGATTTGAAGGAACAGTTGAAGTAGGAGATGGCGTATTAGTAGTTAATGGAAAACAAATTAAAGTATTAGCTGAAAGAAATCCTGCAGACCTTCCTTGGAAAGAATTAGGTGTTGATATTGTTATTGAGTCAACTGGTCTATTCAGACAAAAAGAAAAAGCTCAATTACATATTGATGCTGGTGCAAAGAAAGTAATAATCTCAGCTCCTGGTAAAGGAACAAAATCAATTGTAATGGGTGTTAATGAAGAAGAGTATAACCCAGCAGAAGATAATATCATCGATAATGCTTCATGTACAACTAACTGTTTAGCACCATTTGCTAAAGTATTAAATGATACATTTGGTATTAAAAGAGGTATTATGACTACAGTTCACTCATATACTAATGACCAAAGAATCTTAGACTTACCTCACAGTGACTTAAGAAGAGCTCGTGCAGCTGCTGAGTCAATTATCCCAACAACTACTGGAGCAGCTGAAGCAGTAGCTAAAGTTATTCCTTCATTAAAAGGTAAATTAACTGGTATGGCTATGCGTGTACCTACTCCTACAGTATCTGTTGTTGACTTAACTGTAGAATTAGGAAAAGAAGTAACAGTAGAAGAACTTAATGGAGCTTTAAAAGCTGCAGCAGAAGGAAGTAAAGTACTTGGATATTCTGATGAACCATTAGTATCTATTGATTACAGAAAAGATTCTCGTTCATCAATCGTTGATGGTTTAGCAACACTTGTTATGGAAGGAAGCTTAGTTAAAGTAGTTTCTTGGTATGATAATGAGTGGGGTTATTCAAACAGAATCGTTGACTTAGCAAAATATGTTGCTGAAAGACTTTAA
- a CDS encoding phosphoglycerate kinase, translating to MLNKKTVDDINVQGKKVLVRCDFNVPLKDGVITDENRLTAALPTINKLIKDGAKVILCSHLGKPKGEPKPELSLAPVAKRLAELLDKEVVFAADDNVVGDNAKKAVADMKDGDVVLLQNTRYRKEETKNGDEFSKDLGSLAEIFVNDAFGTAHRAHCSNVGVTKYVDTCVVGYLMQKEIDFLGNAVNSPKRPFVAILGGAKVSDKINVINNLLDKVDTLIIGGGMAYTFLKSMGNEVGLSLLEEDKVDYAKEMIDKAKEKGVNFLLPVDTVVAQEFKNDTPFKTVVRGNIEPDWEGLDIGEKTRELFANAVKDAKTVVWNGPMGVFEFENFAGGTIAVAKALAETDATTIIGGGDSAAAVNQLGFGDKMTHISTGGGASLEFLEGKELPGVAAADNK from the coding sequence ATGCTTAACAAAAAGACAGTTGATGATATAAATGTACAAGGTAAAAAAGTTTTAGTAAGATGTGACTTCAATGTACCATTAAAAGATGGTGTTATTACTGATGAAAACAGATTGACTGCTGCATTACCAACTATTAATAAATTAATTAAAGATGGTGCAAAAGTTATACTTTGCTCACACTTAGGAAAACCAAAAGGAGAGCCTAAGCCAGAGCTTTCACTTGCTCCAGTAGCAAAAAGACTTGCTGAATTACTCGATAAAGAAGTAGTTTTTGCAGCTGATGATAATGTAGTTGGTGACAATGCTAAAAAAGCAGTTGCTGATATGAAAGATGGAGACGTAGTTCTTTTACAAAATACTCGTTACAGAAAAGAAGAGACTAAAAATGGTGATGAATTCAGCAAAGATTTAGGAAGTTTAGCTGAAATATTTGTTAATGATGCATTTGGAACTGCTCATAGAGCACATTGTTCTAATGTTGGTGTAACAAAATATGTTGATACTTGCGTTGTTGGATACTTAATGCAAAAAGAAATCGACTTCTTAGGTAACGCTGTAAACAGTCCTAAGAGACCATTCGTAGCTATCCTTGGAGGAGCAAAAGTTTCTGATAAGATTAATGTAATAAACAACCTTCTTGATAAAGTAGATACATTAATTATTGGTGGAGGAATGGCTTATACATTCTTAAAATCAATGGGTAATGAAGTAGGCTTATCTTTACTTGAAGAAGATAAAGTAGATTATGCAAAAGAAATGATAGATAAAGCAAAAGAAAAAGGTGTCAACTTCTTACTTCCAGTTGATACAGTAGTTGCACAAGAATTCAAAAATGACACACCATTCAAAACAGTAGTAAGAGGTAATATCGAGCCTGATTGGGAAGGTCTTGATATTGGAGAAAAAACTAGAGAATTATTCGCTAATGCTGTAAAAGATGCTAAGACAGTTGTATGGAATGGACCAATGGGAGTTTTTGAATTTGAAAATTTCGCAGGTGGAACAATTGCTGTAGCTAAAGCTTTAGCAGAAACTGATGCTACTACTATAATCGGTGGTGGTGATTCTGCAGCAGCAGTTAACCAACTTGGATTTGGAGACAAAATGACTCATATCTCTACAGGTGGAGGAGCTTCACTTGAATTCTTAGAAGGAAAAGAATTACCTGGAGTAGCAGCGGCTGACAACAAATAA
- the tpiA gene encoding triose-phosphate isomerase: protein MMRKMIIAGNWKMNKTPREALALIEELKPLVKNDDVDVVFCTPYVSLVLAVEATKDSNIEIGAQNMYYEEKGAYTGEIAPNMLTEIGVKYVVLGHSERREYFGETNEIVNKKVLKAIEHGLIPIICCGETLEQREQGITVDLIRTQIKVALKDVAKEDAKNVVLAYEPIWAIGTGKTATSQQAEEVCAAIRQVVKEVYDEEVANAVRIQYGGSVNAGNAKELFAMEDIDGGLVGGASLKADFGKVVNYK, encoded by the coding sequence ATAATGCGTAAGATGATTATTGCAGGAAACTGGAAGATGAATAAGACTCCAAGAGAAGCATTAGCTTTAATTGAAGAGTTAAAACCATTAGTAAAGAACGATGATGTAGATGTTGTATTTTGTACACCTTATGTATCTTTAGTATTAGCTGTAGAAGCTACTAAAGACAGTAACATTGAAATCGGTGCACAAAATATGTACTATGAAGAAAAAGGAGCTTATACAGGTGAGATTGCTCCAAACATGTTAACTGAAATAGGAGTTAAATACGTTGTATTAGGTCACTCTGAAAGAAGAGAGTACTTTGGAGAAACTAATGAAATAGTTAACAAGAAAGTATTAAAAGCTATAGAACATGGTTTAATACCTATCATCTGTTGTGGTGAAACATTAGAACAGAGAGAACAAGGTATTACAGTTGATCTTATCAGAACTCAAATAAAAGTAGCGTTAAAAGATGTTGCAAAAGAAGATGCTAAAAATGTAGTTTTAGCTTACGAACCAATATGGGCAATAGGAACTGGAAAGACTGCTACATCACAACAAGCTGAAGAAGTATGTGCTGCTATACGTCAAGTAGTAAAAGAAGTATATGACGAAGAAGTAGCTAATGCAGTAAGGATTCAATATGGCGGAAGTGTTAATGCAGGTAATGCAAAAGAACTGTTCGCTATGGAAGATATTGATGGTGGATTAGTTGGTGGAGCAAGCTTAAAAGCTGATTTTGGTAAAGTAGTTAATTATAAATAA